The Toxorhynchites rutilus septentrionalis strain SRP chromosome 3, ASM2978413v1, whole genome shotgun sequence genome includes a region encoding these proteins:
- the LOC129774555 gene encoding tigger transposable element-derived protein 2-like: protein MDGLQGSSTNVNRKRRSNFLTLVEKVRIIEDFEAGGGTHDFLGKKYGVGSSTVTRIIQKKEAIREAVDKFKEYGVNNRKTLKEQTFPLLEEALYIWILQQRQSNILLTVDILKAKAELLFKMFQDRGLYAVHGFSASDGWMHRFKQRFGLRVKAVTGEKASVNVKAYLNFKKVLQKKIQEMQLSLSQVFNADESALFIKLLATRSVVTCDETVASGRKQNKTRYTFMPCSNIDGSLKLPLYFICTAAIPRGINIEELPVSYNNSKKAWMTRLLFRQWFHEEFVPAVIKFSAERGLEPKALLVLDNCTSHYDVDESLQSDDGLIQVIYLPPNVTAEFQPMDQAVINAIKRKYKRKLMLALILENEHLSFEERLKKINLQRCISWLATSWEEISDKTIRNSWKKLIDGLPEDAVNVDSKAADDDFKALVSRIDSLAGTKTSEQDIDLWIKDQVYDADHNPDWVTSEVFSDDEILSSVLKKDQPEMQEEWLVDTEDGSNSFDTSITSTGDPDFGDAIKSIDCLVR, encoded by the exons ATGGATGGTTTGCAAGGATCCAGTACGAACGTTAACCGGAAACGGAGGAGCAATTTCCTGACGCTGGTGGAGAAGGTTCGCATAATTGAAGATTTTGAAGCAGGAGGTGGTACGCATGACTTTCTtgggaagaagtacggcgtagGATCTTCTACGGTCACGAGAATAATCCAAAAGAAAGAAGCAATTCGTGAGGCGGTGGACAAGTTCAAGGAATATGgtgtaaataatcgaaaaacattgaaagagcAGACGTTCCCTTTGCTGGAAGAAGCTCTTTACATCTGGATTTTACAGCAGCGGCAGTCCAACATTTTGTTGACAGTCGATATTCTTAAAGCAAAGGCGGAGCTGCTGTTTAAGATGTTCCAGGACCGGGGGCTCTATGCGGTGCACGGTTTTTCTGCTTCGGATGGCTGGATGCATCGTTTTAAGCAGCGGTTTGGATTGCGCGTGAAAGCCGTAACAGGAGAAAAGGCATCGGTAAACGTTAAAGCGTACCTAAATTTCAAGAAGGTTCTACAGAAGAAGATTCAGGAAATGCAGCTATCACTATCCCAAGTCTTTAATGCAGATGAATCTGCCTTGTTCATCAAGCTCCTAGCCACACGCTCTGTCGTTACCTGTGATGAGACCGTGGCAAGCGGACGGAAGCAAAACAAGACAAGGTATACGTTTATGCCTTGCTCCAACATAGATGGTTCCTTAAAGCTTCCGTTGTATTTCATTTGCACTGCTGCCATACCACGAGGAATCAACATCGAAGAACTTCCCGTTTCATATAATaattccaaaaaggcttggatgaCCAGACTGTTGTTCCGTCAATGGTTCCACGAAGAGTTTGTCCCCGCTGTTATAAAATTttcggccgagagaggattggAGCCAAAGGCATTGCTGGTTCTTGATAATTGCACCAGTCATTATGACGTTGACGAATCTCTACAGAGTGACGATGGACTGATTCAAGTGATCTACCTCCCACCAAATGTAACTGCTGAATTCCAGCCAATGGACCAAGCGGTCATCAATGCAATCAAGCGAAAGTATAAAAGAAAACTGATGCTCGCATTAATTCTGGAAAACGAACACTTAAG TTTCGAAGAACGATTGAAGAAGATTAATCTTCAACGGTGTATTTCGTGGTTGGCAACCTCTTGGGAGGAGATATCTGACAAAACTATACGTAATTCGTGGAAGAAATTGATCGATGGTTTGCCGGAGGATGCTGTTAATGTAGACTCGAAAGCGGCCGATGATGACTTCAAAGCGCTTGTGTCCAGGATTGACAGTTTGGCAGGAACAAAAACATCTGAGCAAGATATTGATCTGTGGATCAAAGATCAGGTGTATGATGCTGATCATAATCCAGATTGGGTAACCAGTGAAGTGTTCTCTGATGACGAGATTTTGTCATCAGTTCTCAAGAAAGATCAACCTGAAATGCAAGAAGAATGGTTGGTAGACACAGAAGATGGAAGTAATTCGTTTGATACTTCCATTACTAGTACCGGAGATCCTGATTTTGGCGATGCAATCAAGTCAATTGATTGCCTAGTTCgctga